One Terriglobales bacterium genomic window, AAGCCCACCAGGTCAAGACTGTTGACGTACAGTGTATTGTGGAAGACCTCGTGAGCGGAGTCATGGAACGGGTCTAATGGGCGTGAAAATTCGCAAACGCGGTGGTAAATGGTACCTGTTCGTGAACTATCACGGACGGCGCAAAGCGAAGTGCGTCGGCACGAGCCGGGAACTCGCAGAGCAGGTACGGCGCCAAGTCGAAGCCAAGCTCGCCCTCGGGGACCTCGCGCTCTTTGACGGCCCCGAAAAATCCGAGAGCTTCGGTTCCTACGCGGATAAGTGGCTGAGGGACTATGCCCGAGTGGAATGTAAAACTTCGACCGCTGACGGATACGAGGGAATCATCGAGCAGTACCTCCGGCCTCGGTTCGGGAACCGCCCGCTCGATCAGATCAAGCGCGACGACATCAAGGCGATGATTAGCGCGCTGATCGAGAAAGAACTATCGCGCAACACGGTCAGGAACGCACTAGGTGTGATCCGGGGGATATTCAACGAGGCGATGGAGGCGGGTATCGTCGAAGTGAATCCCGCTGCGCGCCTCGGTCGTTTCACGCGGACCGCGAAGACCACGGAGATCAAGGGAATCTCTTTGGCGCCGGCTGAAGCCGAGCAATTTCTCCAGGCAGCGAGAGAGATTTGCCCTGAGTATCACCCGCTCTTTCTGATGGCATTGCGAGCAGGTCTGCGTCGCGGCGAACTGGTTGCCGTGCGGTGGGGAGACATCCAGTTCGGGAAAGACGAGCAGGATGCGAATCGCTACATCGTCGTTCGGCACAACTATGTGCGCCGCGAGCACACCACAACGAAGAGCAAGAAGAGCCGACGTGTTGACCTGTCCCGCGACTTGCGGAGGGCGTTGATTGAACGGCGAGATCAGCACCTTCTGGAGGCGTTCCTGAAGGGTAAGCATGACATTTCGGACGATCTGGTCTTCGCATCGCCGGAGGGCACGATCCTCGATCCCGACAACCTCTACCATCGCTATTTTCGGCCAGTTCTCACGAAGGCTGGGCTTCGGAAGATCAGGCTTCACGATCTCCGGCACACGTTCGGCTCGCTGCTGATCCAGAGCGGGGCGTCGATAGTGTACGTGAAAGAGCAGATGGGCCACAGTTCGATCCAGGTCACCGTCGACATTTACGGGCACCTGATCCCAGGAGCAAACGTCTCGTTTGTGGATCGGCTAGATCTGGCCGAAAAGAGCGACGAAAAGGCTGAAGAGGGCCAGCAACAAAACGCAACCCAGGCGCAACTGGCCGGCGAGACTGAAACTGAAATTCCTTCCGAAGTTGTTGATTTGACTGGTGGCGGCGGTTGGACTCGAACCAACGACCTACGGATTATGAGACCGTCGCTCTAACCACCTGAGCTACACCGCCACGGCGCGCGCTAACGAGGGAAGACGGAGGCTGAAACCAGCCTCGTTCTCGGGAGGCTTTGCAGGCGCGGCGAACCGCGTCCCGCGCCAACTGTTTGATTCTAAGGTCCTCACAGAGGGGTGTCAAACGCGCTACTCGGCGGGTTGCGCGCGCTAATCCTGCTTGAAAACCTGGTTGGCAAAAATTAACACTAGCAGACGATGAAAGCGACCGCCGTGATCCCGGCGCGGCTCGAATCTACCCGGCTGCCGCGAAAAGCGTTGCGAGAAGTTGCCGGGGTGCCGCTGGTGGGAGTCGTTTACCGGGCGGTGCGCAAGTCAGATCTGCTCGATGACGTGGTTATCGCGACCGACTCGGAAGAAATCATGGACGTGTGCCGGCGAAATGGGTGGCATGCCCGGCTGACCTCGTCGGCCCACCGGAGCGGCACCGAGCGCGTGCACGAGATTACCCAGTCCATCAGCGCGGACATTTATGTGAATGTGCAGGGCGACGAGCCGCTTATCCGTCCCGAACATATCAGCACGCTGTTGGCAGTTATGAAGGACGCAGAGGTTGGGACTCTGAAAACGCCAGCCGCGGCCGAGGATGTCGAGAATCCTAACGCGGTGAAAGTCGTGACAGACCTGCACGGGCGGGCATTGTATTTTTCCCGCGCCACCATTCCGCATGATCGGGACGGCCGACGAGAAGCGCGTTACTACAAGCATCTGGGACTGTATGCCTACCGCAAGCCCGCGCTCGACCGCTTCGTTTCCCTGCCTGAATCATCCCTGGAGCGCAGCGAGCGGCTGGAGCAACTGAGGTTTTTGGAAAACGGGATCGCGATCTATGTTGCCGAAACGCCGTACGATACGATTGGCGTGGATACGGAAGAAGACCTCAAGCGGCTGAAAGCAATCCTCGGCTCGCGTGCTGGAGGGTAAACCCAAGATCCCTCGACTCCGCTTCGCTCCGCTCGGGATGACAGAGTGGCCCTTAGTCCCTCGACTCCGCTTCGCTTCGCTCGGGATGACAATGGGTTCACGGCATTCATGGGTATGCGGGGGAAAAGCTAGATCCCTCGCTCCGCTCAGGATGACAGAGTGGCCCTTAGTCCGTCCACTCCGCTTCGCTCCGCTCGGGATGACAATGGGTTCACGGCATTCATGGGTATGCGGGGGAAACCTAGATCCCTCGCTTCGCTCGGGATGACAATGGGTTCATGGCATTCATGGGTATGCGGGGGAAATCTAGATCCCTCGCTCCGCTCGAGATGACAGAGTGGCCTTAATCTCTCGACTCCGCTTCGCTTCGCTCGGGATAAAAGAGTGGCCCTTAAACGCACCCTTATCGCAAGCTTATTGCATTCATGTGAGAAGTGCAGAATAGAAGACCGTAAAGAGGTGACCCGTGTCGTCCACCGAGTGCTAGTGTTGCAACATGAGCAAAATACGCCTGAGTCTGGAGCGCGTTGGTTTTCGGTCGGAGTGCTTATGACTGCGACCATGAGTGCAATCACGGCCGTGGGTCAAATCTTACCACCGGTTTCGGGGGTAGCGCCGGAACGGGAGGCGAGGAATGCTCGCTTATCATCCTGGAAGGAAATTGCGGCGTACCTCGACCGGGGCGTGCGCACGGTGCAGCGATGGCACGCGGACTTACAGCTTCCTGTGCATAAGTTAACGGCAAGCCCAAAGTCGCCAGTTTTCGCGTACAAGGAAGAAGTAGACCGCTGGCTGCGTCAATGCGCACAACGTGAGGCGGCGTGCTCTGAACGGACAACGGACTGTCAAGATATTGTCAGCAGACCGGTAAGCAAACAAGCATCAGTTGTCTCAAGAAGCGAATCGATTCGGGAGCGACTCAGGCAGACCGCGTTCGGCTTTTTGTTGACAGAGGCAGGATTGGCATTGACGCTGGTCCGGATCGCTGCCCGGAGTGCCGACGCAGGTGAGAGAGATCGCAGGCAGCAGCAAGCGCTACGCGCCTATGAAACCATTCATCGATTCGCAGGACTGTGGGCCATCAGTGAAGCTCAGCGTGTACGCGTAGCTCATCAGCTTGCAATCGTCAAGGCAGAATTAGACAAGCTAGGATAGGTCCGTCACCCGCTCGGCTATCGTTACTACGTTACTGCTGCAGCGAAATCCCGCGTCGGGTCACGAGGTAAACCGCAAAGCTTCCCAGCCAGTGTCCGCCTTCGTAATGTTCGCCTGTTACGGCTGCCAAACCGGCGCGCCTGTGCGCCTCCGCAACCGCCATGATCGACCGGACTCGACTGTCGCCTTTGGGCAAGCCCGCAGCGATTCCTTCCAGCATCCACGCCCGGCTGAGATTGAGACCGTCCAGATGCGCCAGCTTTGGATCGCTTGGGTCGGGCGATACCACGGGCTGCAACCATCTGTTCCCGCCCGTCGACGGAATCTGCGGTAAGCAAGTTCTCAGCCACACGGCAAAATCGCGGGTCGAGAGCACCCGCCGCATCAGGTCGGCTTCAGCGAGGCAAGGCGAAAGGAAGTCCTCGCCCGACGGCTCGTATGTCAGCGGACAGCTCTTGTCGTTCAGGTAGAAGTGCCGCGATTTCGAAACGACGAGTTCTGCAAACTTCTCATTCCTGCTGCCCCGGGCATAGTCGAGCATGAGTCCCAGAGCAAAGGCAGTCTGGTCGTGCTCGCCAATTCGCACGGGATTCGATAGCTTGGGCAACCAGTCGTTCAGTCGTTCAAGCGCCACCTGCTCCAAGGGATTCAGGTTGGCAGCCATCTCCCTTGCCTGGGAATCATCCCATTCGCGGAGCTCTGCGAGCAGTTGCAGGAACCAACCCAATCCGTACGGACGTTCGAAGCTCGCCCGTCCTTTGCCTCTGAGATACTCGGCCTCGTGCTTGAGGTTTTCCGCAGTCAAGCTCTGCCGCAATGCTTCGCGTGCATTCTGAACAAACGGCGCATCAGGAAACGTCCTGACTAGCCGCACCAGCAGCCAGTGGCCGTGTACGGAAGAATGCCAGTCGTAGCAACCATAGAACGCAGGCGTCAGCGTGCGTGGCGGAGCCACGTCGGCATCGCTGTTCAAGGTATGGCTTATGTGGTTTGGATACTCTTTGTGAACGCATGCCAGGGCCAGGCTGGCGAACCGCTCGGCAGCCTTGGTGTCAAAGCCTGAATCAGTGGGACCGGCAAACGCGGTGTTCGAGAGGAGAGCGATGATGACTGCCGCGATGAGTTTCATTCGCAGCTACTGTAGACGAATCGCGTCCGGTGTGGCCAGAGTTGCTGAACCACACGCCGGCGGGACAAGATCGCTAGCGCTGCAAATCCCAACAGGGTGTCCTACTGCGCCGGATGCTCAGCGCCAAAACGATGGGGCGAGTCGACGTCCCAGCGTACTGCGGACTAACTCGCCCCATCATTGCCGTGCATACAGTTCGCTTGTGAGATCCCTGAACTGTAAGGCCTAGAATTGACCACCTTCTTGAAAATGGACTAGCGAAATTCGACCAGGTTCGCAACTGGTGTTAGGCAGTCGTTAGCCGCTTCGAAGTCAATAATAAGGTAATAGAGTCCAGTCGCAAGACTCGTTACATCGTGCGCCGTGTTGTCCCAAAGTTGCTGCACGGGGGCTCCGCGCATACCATTCCAATCGCTGTCTGCATTGGTCGCGCCGGGGCCAGCGTGGAGAACGCTATTGATTGTGGTGGTTTCTACGGAAGCAGCACTGTCGGCCACGGAGGCCCCCACTTGACCATCGGCTCCGATGTTGTGCCAGATGGTCTTGCCGGTTACGGTGCTGGAGAGGTACAGCCAGTAGTCAAGAGAAGTTTGGAACGTCTGCCCCGACAAGGCAGAGTATCCGTTGACCGATTGATCGAACACCTTGACCGTTCCATTGCCCGTTCCAATGAAGGCCAGGGACGCGCCTTCAAAGAGGGGGAATGTGGTGGTCGAAGCCCAAGGATCTGCGCCATCGGTTCGGCCAGAAGCGCCGGGTTTCAGTTGCACTTTGTATACGCCATTTCCCAGCGCGACTGTGCTGGTGGAAAGTGCGGCCCGGTATACCAGTATTTGCGCACCTGACCAGCAAGGGGACGCGCCCTTGCCCACGAGCGTACCGACGACGGCTTGACTCGCAGGCACACCGGTGACGATCGGCCATAGCCGCGTAACGGTTAGCCCCTTCACGGGCGTCGGAATTGTTGTCGTTGATGTGATAACGGCCCAATAAACATAGGCTGCTTGCATCGGCGTGGTGACGCCGCTGATCGTGATTGCTCCATTCCTCTGGCTGCGCAATCCGACGCCTCCGGTTGCAAGCGAAGCGGTATAGTAAGTGGCCGAAGGCAAGATCCAGGTAAGAGACGCGTTGGGTTGAACATTGATCATGACATCAGCACTACTCGTGCCGAGAGCGCCTTGAGCAACAGCAGCGGGCGCGGCTAGCACAAGGGTCAGCGCCACACCTAAGCATGCAAGAATGACTTTCTTCATATTTCCTCCTTTCGTCACTCTTGTGGCGGACTAGTTAAGTGGTTTTCACAACCAGCGAAGTATCCGAACGGTCACAATTGCCGCCTGGGACGTTAGTTGCGAGGGAAGCGTTTTGTCAGTCGTTGACATCATCTGTGACCGTTGCTGGCAAAATCGGTGACCGATGCAGGTATTTTTGGGGTTTCAAATTGAAACTGTTCCCACTTCAAAACAGTTTTTAAGTGGGAATACCGTTGGGTGGGTAATCTGCCTACCGATCGCGAGGCGGAAGCTGGGAGGGGCTTATCCCGTCTGGCGAGGGCACAGCAAGGAGATCTACTACATCGGAACTGAGGTCTCTAGGTTGCGGAGGTGAACACCACCGGGCGCAGACTTTGAACTAGGGCATGTGCGTCCGCTGTTCCGACCGGCTATACGGCGCCACTTGGTATTCCGTAAAGCCACTACAAACGGCCAGCGGTTCGTTCTCGCAACTCTTCCAGAAGGTGCCCCCACGTTGCTCGTACTCGTAGCAAACCGGGCCGGCGACCTGAAGAAATACTTACTGCTCTCCTCCGGACGAATTGCTGCCCCACATCGCATTGCTACCCCACATGGCGTTGCTGCCCCACATCGCGTTATCGGACCAGACAGTGCTGAACCCATCTGAGGTGCTCGAGCCCCACATGGCATTGCTGCCCCACATGGCATTGCTGCCCGACGTGCCCGATGACGAAACGAGGAACTGAGAATTCCCCCAGACGGCCGAATTAGACCAGGTGGAGGACGTGTTCCACACCGCCGAAGGGTCGCTGGTTAAGAATGTCTGCCCCGAACTGAAATCGAAGACCGCAGCCGGAGACATCGCCGTCCCGGCGGCCACGTCGGTGCTGCTCAGAGCAGCGTCCACATCCAGGTAGCCGGCGCCTACGGTGAACAAGTCGTATTGCGAAGTATAGGTTATTCCGGTGGCCGGATCACTTACGCTGCTGCTGGCGGGAAATGACTTCCACGCAGTCTTCATCAGCCGCGCCTTCACCTGATCTGGATTCAGCGAGGGACTTTTTTGCAGCAGATCCGCCACGGCGCCGCTTACCACGCCGGCCGCCATGCTAGTTCCGCTCAAGCTGAAGTATGAGCTCGACGGCAAACTGCTGCCGCCCATCACGTAGTAGCTGTACGGAACGCGGTTGCCGGGATATTGGTTGTACAGGGTCCCTTGCGCTTCGAGGGATACCAGCAAGTTGCCCGGAGCAACGACGTCTGGCTTTACGAAGTGATCAAGCGCCGTCGGACCTTTTGAGCTGTAGCTCGCGATTTGGTCGTCATTGCGGGTCGGCGTTCCCATCGGCTTCATCGCGCCCACGGTGATCACATAGGGATCATTGCCTGGAGACGTGATGGTGGCATAGCCATTGGTCGGCAGATAACGCCCATTGTTTCCTGCAGCGACAACCACCACGATGCCGTTCTTCCAAGCTGCCTCGACCGCC contains:
- a CDS encoding S8 family peptidase, whose protein sequence is MKKILIVFLLAAVTLVHADVSKLSPDLQNYSGSQARVIVQYSQPPSLLDLRSLLGLVNSIVNALPLVNAVVADLPIANILSLSDQANVKYISLDRPLSPTLSNAAPAVNAFSAWQSGYTGAGVGVAVIDSGINSHPDLNGGFLGTSRVVYSQSFVPGTWSTADQYGHGTHIAGLIAGNGASSKGWKYLRSFQGIAPKANLINLRVLDQNGMGSDSAVIAAISQAIALKGFYNIRVMNLSLGRPVYETYKLDPVCQAVEAAWKNGIVVVVAAGNNGRYLPTNGYATITSPGNDPYVITVGAMKPMGTPTRNDDQIASYSSKGPTALDHFVKPDVVAPGNLLVSLEAQGTLYNQYPGNRVPYSYYVMGGSSLPSSSYFSLSGTSMAAGVVSGAVADLLQKSPSLNPDQVKARLMKTAWKSFPASSSVSDPATGITYTSQYDLFTVGAGYLDVDAALSSTDVAAGTAMSPAAVFDFSSGQTFLTSDPSAVWNTSSTWSNSAVWGNSQFLVSSSGTSGSNAMWGSNAMWGSSTSDGFSTVWSDNAMWGSNAMWGSNAMWGSNSSGGEQ
- the kdsB gene encoding 3-deoxy-manno-octulosonate cytidylyltransferase, with the translated sequence MKATAVIPARLESTRLPRKALREVAGVPLVGVVYRAVRKSDLLDDVVIATDSEEIMDVCRRNGWHARLTSSAHRSGTERVHEITQSISADIYVNVQGDEPLIRPEHISTLLAVMKDAEVGTLKTPAAAEDVENPNAVKVVTDLHGRALYFSRATIPHDRDGRREARYYKHLGLYAYRKPALDRFVSLPESSLERSERLEQLRFLENGIAIYVAETPYDTIGVDTEEDLKRLKAILGSRAGG
- a CDS encoding DUF2891 domain-containing protein yields the protein MKLIAAVIIALLSNTAFAGPTDSGFDTKAAERFASLALACVHKEYPNHISHTLNSDADVAPPRTLTPAFYGCYDWHSSVHGHWLLVRLVRTFPDAPFVQNAREALRQSLTAENLKHEAEYLRGKGRASFERPYGLGWFLQLLAELREWDDSQAREMAANLNPLEQVALERLNDWLPKLSNPVRIGEHDQTAFALGLMLDYARGSRNEKFAELVVSKSRHFYLNDKSCPLTYEPSGEDFLSPCLAEADLMRRVLSTRDFAVWLRTCLPQIPSTGGNRWLQPVVSPDPSDPKLAHLDGLNLSRAWMLEGIAAGLPKGDSRVRSIMAVAEAHRRAGLAAVTGEHYEGGHWLGSFAVYLVTRRGISLQQ